From the Blastopirellula marina genome, one window contains:
- a CDS encoding transglutaminase-like domain-containing protein, which produces MAKSLCYCFAFILAICGNALAQFGPVETPSAKLTDGTTFETGFTLQVSGQASGIAATFPVPANWDDQQAELVHQEIHPSSANLRFVNLDGTRQARVEIPRLSAGDTAKVLLRFRVARQAVSPPSEPQQLTLPASKDLDRDQRKYLLPSPFIESRDTKITGAANSLAMPNATPWEQVKAYYDFVHQNVKYENGPMKGAVTALDEGRGDCEEMTTLFVALCRAGEVPARTVWVPGHCYPEFLTKSNDGSDRWVAVEMTGNWPFGQSPEKRPILQKGDNFRIQGSRTPQHYVKQELAIRDYKGNSPPVVTWLPAPGKEPPRANMD; this is translated from the coding sequence GTGGCTAAGTCGCTTTGCTATTGTTTCGCGTTTATCCTGGCGATCTGTGGTAACGCACTGGCCCAGTTCGGCCCCGTGGAAACACCTTCCGCGAAGCTTACCGATGGCACGACCTTCGAGACCGGGTTCACGCTGCAAGTCTCTGGACAGGCATCAGGAATCGCGGCGACATTTCCCGTGCCTGCGAACTGGGACGACCAACAGGCCGAGCTTGTCCATCAAGAGATTCATCCCAGCAGCGCGAACTTGCGATTCGTGAACCTGGACGGTACCCGTCAGGCACGTGTTGAAATTCCTCGCCTGTCTGCCGGTGATACAGCCAAGGTATTGCTTCGCTTTCGAGTTGCCCGACAAGCTGTTTCTCCTCCGAGTGAGCCACAACAGTTGACGCTTCCGGCGAGTAAAGATCTGGATCGCGATCAGCGTAAGTATTTGCTTCCCAGTCCATTTATTGAAAGCCGTGATACGAAGATCACCGGCGCGGCCAATTCTTTAGCAATGCCCAATGCGACTCCATGGGAACAGGTAAAAGCCTATTACGACTTCGTTCATCAGAATGTGAAGTACGAAAACGGTCCCATGAAGGGAGCCGTCACTGCCCTGGATGAAGGTCGTGGGGACTGCGAAGAAATGACGACCTTATTCGTCGCGCTCTGTCGTGCTGGCGAAGTTCCCGCGAGAACCGTCTGGGTGCCTGGTCACTGTTACCCTGAGTTTTTAACCAAGTCGAACGACGGCTCCGATCGCTGGGTGGCGGTCGAAATGACCGGTAACTGGCCCTTTGGGCAATCGCCTGAGAAACGACCGATTCTCCAGAAAGGAGACAACTTCCGCATCCAGGGAAGTCGCACTCCGCAGCACTACGTGAAGCAAGAACTGGCCATCCGTGACTACAAGGGAAACTCGCCCCCGGTAGTCACCTGGTTGCCTGCGCCCGGTAAGGAACCACCCCGGGCAAACATGGATTAG
- a CDS encoding LOG family protein codes for MTPHEQENQEQIVNSPSYVLPELDTDFLQSEEMRGLRMQLEYTKPDLYLRRKKINSTIILFGGTQIVEESKARATLDKLKEQRKREGDRPELERAIHRAERQLAKSKYYDEARDFASLVSRHSYNNNRYDHVIVTGGGPGIMEAGNRGACDVGAPSIGLNITLPEEQHPNPYITPGLCFMFHYFAMRKMHFLMRAKALVVFPGGFGTFDELFDALTLRQTDRMQAIPIVLYGSEYWKQAINWEFLADEAVIRDEHLKLLSFADSPSEAWKIIQKFHEANPEAKVIAP; via the coding sequence ATGACACCCCACGAACAAGAAAACCAGGAACAAATTGTCAACTCGCCCAGCTACGTGCTACCGGAACTGGATACCGACTTTCTTCAAAGCGAGGAAATGCGCGGTCTGCGGATGCAGTTAGAGTACACGAAGCCTGACTTATATCTGCGACGAAAGAAGATCAACTCGACGATCATCCTGTTCGGCGGCACGCAGATTGTGGAAGAGTCGAAAGCCCGGGCAACACTCGACAAGCTGAAGGAGCAACGCAAGAGGGAAGGGGATCGCCCGGAACTCGAACGAGCGATCCATCGGGCCGAACGTCAATTGGCCAAATCGAAATACTACGACGAAGCACGCGACTTCGCCTCGCTCGTTTCGCGACACTCTTATAACAACAATCGCTACGATCACGTGATTGTCACCGGCGGCGGCCCAGGCATCATGGAGGCCGGCAATCGTGGGGCCTGCGATGTGGGTGCGCCTAGCATTGGGCTTAATATTACCCTGCCGGAGGAACAGCACCCCAACCCGTATATCACGCCGGGCTTGTGCTTTATGTTCCATTATTTCGCTATGCGAAAGATGCACTTCCTCATGCGTGCGAAGGCTTTGGTGGTGTTTCCTGGGGGCTTTGGTACGTTCGACGAACTGTTCGACGCGCTGACGCTTCGTCAAACCGACCGGATGCAGGCGATCCCCATCGTTTTGTACGGCAGCGAATACTGGAAGCAGGCCATCAATTGGGAGTTCCTCGCGGACGAAGCGGTGATTCGTGATGAACATTTGAAACTGCTTAGCTTCGCTGATTCACCATCGGAAGCCTGGAAGATCATCCAGAAGTTCCATGAAGCGAACCCAGAAGCCAAGGTAATCGCACCATGA
- a CDS encoding transglutaminase-like domain-containing protein, giving the protein MLRSIFALLLLCVLCPQTAWAQFENVQPDEAKSATVLGTAKTTKYQVGVKISAVGGPCGGLTATIPVPADWPEQSVRLADEQVSPEIGNVGYRLVEGTVKEMMITVPRINPGETAVAVITVEVERRSAAPPEDTSGLTIPKRPPLAMRRYLGSSPYIESRHGEVRRQASEIIEDIDSDWAKVEAIYDWVRENITYTSMKPTNAVTALREKKGDFEDVTGVFIALCRAADIPARTVWIPSSSYAEFYLEDAEGEGHWYPCRVAGDRAFGEMPDHPIILQKGDNFRIPGRKDPVRFVNEKLSGKAIRGGGKPKVEFVREVLGG; this is encoded by the coding sequence ATGCTTCGATCAATCTTCGCCCTGCTCCTCCTGTGCGTCCTTTGCCCCCAAACGGCATGGGCCCAGTTTGAAAACGTTCAACCCGATGAAGCCAAGTCAGCCACCGTTTTAGGTACTGCGAAAACAACCAAGTACCAGGTCGGCGTAAAGATCTCAGCGGTGGGGGGCCCTTGCGGAGGCCTGACGGCAACCATTCCGGTGCCGGCCGATTGGCCTGAACAATCGGTGCGTCTCGCTGACGAACAGGTTTCGCCCGAGATTGGCAACGTTGGCTATCGCTTGGTCGAAGGAACCGTGAAAGAAATGATGATCACCGTTCCTCGGATCAATCCAGGGGAAACAGCGGTCGCCGTCATTACCGTCGAAGTCGAACGGCGTTCGGCCGCTCCTCCGGAAGACACCTCGGGGCTGACGATCCCCAAGCGGCCTCCTTTGGCGATGCGACGCTACCTCGGGTCGAGCCCATACATCGAGTCGCGCCATGGTGAAGTTCGTCGTCAGGCGAGTGAAATCATCGAAGACATCGATTCCGATTGGGCCAAGGTCGAAGCAATCTACGACTGGGTTCGCGAGAATATCACTTACACATCAATGAAACCAACCAATGCCGTCACGGCGCTACGTGAAAAGAAAGGGGATTTCGAGGACGTCACTGGCGTCTTCATCGCCCTTTGCCGAGCTGCGGATATCCCTGCTCGAACAGTCTGGATCCCTAGCTCCAGTTACGCCGAGTTCTACCTGGAAGATGCCGAAGGGGAAGGTCACTGGTATCCTTGTCGTGTCGCTGGGGATCGTGCGTTCGGCGAAATGCCCGACCATCCGATCATCCTGCAAAAGGGAGATAACTTTCGCATTCCCGGACGCAAGGATCCCGTTCGCTTTGTGAACGAGAAGCTGAGTGGCAAAGCGATCCGTGGTGGTGGTAAACCCAAAGTCGAATTCGTCCGCGAGGTGCTCGGTGGCTAA
- a CDS encoding SDR family oxidoreductase, giving the protein MINGKQRTFGNVRPVALVTGSAKRVGRVIAQHLADCGYRIAVHANTSMDEAIRFVECLREQGTEASAFHADLTSEASIKDMVDMVHFYFGRIDVLVNSASVFFPTPLDELTSDDVYSLFQVNTFSVLSCSRFVAQRMQEQSTGGAIVNIADWSVERPAKGFSAYIASKGALVTLTKSLAVDLAAANPAIRVNAVLPGQVLLPEGSGETKRQAAIDATLVKRLGEPDDVAQAVQFLVESPFVTGVCLPVDGGRTVFSGQFDDASVH; this is encoded by the coding sequence ATGATTAACGGCAAGCAGAGAACATTCGGCAACGTTCGGCCGGTGGCATTAGTGACCGGCAGTGCGAAGCGTGTCGGACGCGTCATCGCCCAGCATCTTGCCGATTGCGGCTATCGAATCGCCGTGCATGCCAACACATCGATGGACGAGGCAATTCGATTTGTCGAATGCTTGAGAGAGCAGGGGACCGAGGCCAGTGCGTTTCATGCCGATTTGACCAGTGAAGCGTCGATCAAGGACATGGTCGATATGGTTCACTTTTACTTTGGTCGGATCGATGTGTTAGTGAACTCGGCGTCGGTCTTCTTTCCGACCCCGCTCGACGAACTCACGTCTGACGACGTCTATTCTTTGTTTCAAGTGAATACGTTTTCTGTACTCAGTTGCAGTCGCTTTGTCGCTCAGCGGATGCAAGAGCAGTCGACCGGCGGGGCGATAGTGAATATCGCCGACTGGTCCGTCGAACGGCCGGCCAAAGGGTTCTCGGCTTATATTGCCAGCAAAGGGGCTCTTGTAACGCTGACCAAGAGTTTGGCCGTTGATTTGGCTGCTGCGAATCCGGCGATTCGTGTTAACGCTGTTCTGCCGGGGCAAGTGCTTTTGCCGGAAGGATCAGGCGAAACAAAGCGTCAGGCCGCCATCGATGCGACCCTGGTAAAGCGATTGGGGGAACCAGATGATGTCGCTCAGGCAGTCCAGTTCCTGGTGGAAAGTCCCTTTGTGACCGGCGTCTGCTTGCCAGTTGATGGGGGACGTACGGTTTTTAGCGGCCAATTCGACGACGCTAGCGTTCACTAG
- a CDS encoding peroxiredoxin family protein — protein sequence MFTQWMTGLSILAIAILASPIMADELKVGDKAPDFSLDGEGAETINLRDFKGKKLVITFNRANWCPFCMKQVVDLQKHYDAIRDAGAELLIIWREEATGSDGLKKIRERTKATMPFALDLEAQKTGAYSPEGFDAYIVDEEGKIIAILEGTKPDRAMGDAIIEKLKQD from the coding sequence ATGTTTACCCAATGGATGACCGGTCTCAGTATTCTCGCCATCGCAATCTTGGCGTCGCCGATCATGGCCGACGAGTTGAAAGTCGGGGACAAGGCTCCTGATTTCTCCCTGGATGGAGAAGGAGCTGAAACGATTAACCTGAGAGACTTCAAAGGCAAGAAGCTGGTGATCACCTTCAACCGAGCCAATTGGTGTCCCTTCTGCATGAAGCAGGTCGTCGACTTGCAGAAGCATTACGACGCCATCAGGGACGCCGGTGCCGAACTGTTGATCATCTGGCGTGAAGAAGCCACTGGTTCAGACGGGCTGAAGAAGATTCGCGAACGCACCAAAGCCACCATGCCGTTTGCCCTGGACTTGGAAGCCCAGAAGACAGGTGCCTATAGCCCCGAAGGATTCGACGCCTACATCGTCGACGAAGAAGGGAAGATTATTGCGATCTTGGAAGGTACCAAGCCAGATCGTGCGATGGGGGACGCCATTATCGAGAAGCTGAAGCAGGACTAA
- a CDS encoding TlpA disulfide reductase family protein, producing the protein MRVRVLLNKCCWSAVFAASAGVTLAGCGGGDANPPAVSIEQSGSTAAPAQASAPAHQPAVEVTASNSVEAPANPATSAAMQAPAPSQRTTPAQLTSTQQASGSNAQVAAGPAQGAADMQINAGATAAAGQPELPPPLTAAELAAEMNLDNVPDGTPTELLTYMNNLTAVPFPDNATPQELRQFATKVYSNVITAADKLLVSQGASSEERRNAVQFKFNAYEMLIQILPNQAEEIRQERIQFAQHIAQAKDPEVSRFARLFLFEQMLAQFAAGEPSLFQPVLEDSRYIIEDPNADIMHFGVAENAATVFARMGHTNEAVSILSMMKNSFTGAKDEKLAARAAELDDMIMQYKILGTMMAAANGDEAAEDQLVAAIRAWIATKQKDDLEPLQMLSTIEMQMEDYRKMQVASKLANMMLEFYGNHPDPQVVESVKISVSNAAKRTGLIAKPFVVEGNNLNGTPFDWSQYKGKWVLVDFWATWCPICIEEMENIKQVYQKYRAKGFEVVSVNLDDDPRARSAFFQSNALPWPTVVSADPDNTGFSDPNAQRCGVEALPFLVFVGPDGTVVEINPRGERLEELLQSVLNQGAGGVGSLSNPTVGAMQQVPGATAPVNRGQVSPPQQVPSTADADVSLKVVR; encoded by the coding sequence ATGCGAGTTCGAGTGTTGCTGAACAAGTGTTGCTGGTCCGCAGTATTTGCGGCATCTGCTGGGGTAACTTTGGCTGGTTGCGGCGGCGGTGATGCGAATCCACCAGCGGTGAGTATTGAACAATCCGGTAGCACTGCGGCACCGGCTCAGGCTTCCGCTCCGGCTCATCAGCCTGCGGTTGAAGTCACGGCTTCGAACTCGGTTGAAGCGCCGGCAAACCCTGCGACCTCCGCGGCCATGCAGGCTCCGGCCCCATCGCAGCGTACGACACCGGCTCAGTTAACTTCCACTCAGCAAGCCTCGGGCAGCAATGCTCAAGTCGCGGCAGGGCCGGCACAAGGTGCTGCGGACATGCAGATCAACGCCGGAGCCACCGCCGCTGCTGGTCAGCCGGAATTGCCACCGCCACTCACGGCTGCTGAATTGGCCGCTGAGATGAATCTAGACAACGTGCCGGACGGAACGCCCACGGAACTGTTGACCTACATGAACAACCTGACGGCTGTTCCGTTTCCCGATAATGCCACGCCGCAGGAACTGCGTCAGTTTGCGACCAAGGTTTACTCGAACGTCATTACGGCGGCGGACAAACTGCTGGTCAGCCAGGGTGCCAGTTCCGAAGAACGTCGCAACGCGGTTCAATTTAAATTCAACGCCTATGAAATGCTGATTCAGATTCTGCCGAATCAAGCAGAAGAAATCCGTCAGGAACGAATTCAATTCGCTCAGCACATCGCCCAGGCGAAAGATCCAGAAGTCTCGCGATTTGCTCGCTTGTTCCTGTTCGAGCAGATGTTGGCTCAGTTTGCTGCCGGTGAGCCTTCGCTGTTTCAGCCTGTGCTGGAAGACTCGCGATACATCATCGAAGATCCTAACGCCGACATTATGCACTTTGGTGTCGCTGAGAATGCAGCGACTGTCTTTGCCCGAATGGGACATACCAATGAAGCGGTTTCGATTTTGTCCATGATGAAGAACTCCTTCACTGGGGCAAAAGACGAAAAGCTGGCTGCCCGTGCCGCTGAACTGGATGACATGATCATGCAGTACAAGATCCTGGGCACGATGATGGCTGCGGCGAATGGGGATGAAGCCGCCGAAGATCAACTGGTTGCCGCGATTCGTGCCTGGATCGCGACCAAGCAGAAGGATGATCTAGAGCCGCTGCAAATGCTTTCCACCATCGAAATGCAGATGGAAGATTACCGGAAGATGCAGGTGGCTAGTAAATTGGCCAACATGATGCTCGAATTCTATGGCAATCATCCCGATCCCCAGGTCGTCGAGTCGGTAAAGATCTCTGTTTCCAACGCAGCAAAGCGAACTGGTTTGATTGCCAAGCCATTTGTCGTCGAAGGCAATAACCTGAATGGTACTCCATTTGATTGGAGTCAATACAAAGGCAAGTGGGTCTTGGTCGACTTCTGGGCTACCTGGTGTCCGATCTGCATCGAAGAGATGGAAAACATCAAGCAGGTTTATCAGAAGTACCGTGCCAAGGGCTTTGAGGTGGTCAGCGTCAACCTGGACGACGATCCGCGTGCTCGTAGTGCGTTCTTTCAAAGCAATGCCTTGCCTTGGCCGACGGTGGTCAGTGCCGACCCGGACAACACCGGTTTCTCGGATCCCAATGCCCAACGCTGTGGCGTTGAAGCCTTGCCATTTCTGGTCTTTGTTGGTCCGGATGGAACTGTTGTAGAAATCAACCCACGCGGAGAACGGCTGGAGGAATTGTTGCAGAGTGTCCTGAATCAAGGAGCCGGCGGTGTCGGATCGTTATCCAATCCGACCGTGGGTGCCATGCAGCAGGTTCCGGGAGCTACGGCACCTGTGAATCGCGGCCAAGTGTCGCCTCCGCAACAGGTTCCGTCTACTGCGGACGCCGACGTCAGCCTGAAGGTCGTCCGTTAA
- a CDS encoding MBL fold metallo-hydrolase RNA specificity domain-containing protein, giving the protein MTRLTFHGAAETVTGSKYLLEADDAKVLIDCGLFQGLKELRLRNWDPLPFTADSLDRIVLTHAHIDHTGYLPRIVKDGYHGPILCTPGTKRLTELLLLDSAENQERDAEYFNFKGLSKHKPALPLYDPKDARKAIKQLTAKPRGEWHKAAGPIWFRFHDAGHLLGSNMIEVEIRNQDPPLRILFSGDVGRYNAPLYHDPHEPPRCDFLICESTYGNRDHPEGDVLDDLETTMNEAIDRGGVILMASFAVGRAQQLIYLLQVLMHDGRIPRIPIYLDSPMAVDATEIFRDFAEDLDLAEGRLSGPNSVLNASNVHMVRSSKESKELNKLKGPAVIIASSGMMTGGRILFHMRQRLPWPQNTLLAGGFMAAGTLGRKIQEGEKTVRIHKKDVPVHAHLESISGLSGHAGQSELLQWVSGLPKPKMVFLTHGEPESASVLSGLMRRRFGFRTVIPRMGESFDLEEQT; this is encoded by the coding sequence ATGACGCGATTGACGTTTCACGGAGCGGCGGAAACGGTCACGGGATCAAAGTATCTGCTAGAAGCGGACGATGCCAAGGTCTTGATCGACTGCGGATTGTTTCAGGGGCTTAAGGAGCTACGTCTACGAAACTGGGACCCACTACCTTTCACTGCGGACTCGCTTGATCGGATTGTGCTTACGCACGCCCATATCGATCATACTGGCTACCTCCCCAGAATCGTCAAGGATGGCTATCATGGCCCCATTCTTTGTACGCCAGGAACGAAACGGCTGACAGAGCTTTTGCTTTTGGATTCGGCAGAAAACCAAGAGCGGGATGCCGAGTACTTTAATTTTAAGGGACTGTCGAAACATAAGCCGGCGTTACCGTTGTACGATCCGAAAGATGCACGCAAGGCAATCAAGCAGTTGACGGCCAAGCCTCGAGGCGAATGGCATAAGGCCGCCGGTCCGATCTGGTTTCGTTTTCACGATGCTGGGCATCTGCTAGGATCGAACATGATCGAAGTCGAGATCCGCAATCAAGACCCGCCACTGCGGATCTTGTTTTCTGGCGATGTGGGGCGTTACAACGCACCGCTTTATCACGATCCTCACGAGCCACCTCGCTGCGATTTTCTGATTTGCGAGAGCACCTATGGCAACCGAGATCACCCAGAAGGAGACGTGCTCGACGACCTGGAAACGACAATGAACGAAGCGATCGATCGCGGTGGCGTGATCCTGATGGCTTCGTTTGCGGTGGGAAGAGCCCAACAGCTCATCTACTTGCTACAGGTATTGATGCACGATGGTCGAATTCCGAGAATTCCGATCTACCTGGACAGTCCTATGGCGGTCGATGCCACAGAGATCTTCCGCGACTTTGCCGAAGACCTCGATCTCGCGGAAGGTCGACTGAGCGGCCCCAATAGCGTTTTGAATGCATCGAACGTGCATATGGTGCGTAGTTCTAAAGAGTCTAAGGAACTGAACAAGCTGAAGGGGCCAGCCGTGATTATCGCGTCATCTGGAATGATGACCGGTGGTCGGATCCTCTTTCATATGCGACAGCGTCTTCCTTGGCCGCAGAATACGCTGTTGGCCGGCGGATTTATGGCGGCTGGCACGCTCGGGCGTAAGATCCAGGAAGGGGAGAAGACGGTCCGTATCCATAAGAAGGATGTCCCCGTACACGCTCACTTGGAATCGATATCAGGTCTAAGCGGTCATGCTGGTCAGAGTGAACTGTTGCAATGGGTTTCGGGACTTCCCAAGCCGAAAATGGTTTTCCTGACGCATGGCGAACCAGAGAGTGCGTCGGTGTTATCAGGCCTGATGCGACGACGGTTCGGCTTTCGCACCGTCATTCCACGGATGGGAGAATCGTTCGATTTAGAGGAGCAAACTTGA
- a CDS encoding AMP-binding protein yields the protein MGKWIQSLLYFMLRRLLHRRYQVEVKGLEKLEGLEGPILVWPNHPAYIDPPTVLSHLRFGKSLRPLVFTDTYRSPLFYPIMKIIDAYEVPNLKSHSRDAHAKTTELIEKVAEELKQGQNFLIYPSGRLQRQGYEVVGGARIAYELLERVDNVNVVLVRTRGLWGSRFGCAREGDVPALGKNALAAAWWIIAGLVFFLPKRKVTLEVVPVDRTSLPMKSKSALNRHLEAFYNADGGEEAKFVPYSYLFGPRDFDFDAVKKKSDVDVSELSPELVAEVYGILEQRLDRTLDDNEKEPGTTLDLIGLDSLERMDLALELERHFGFRSDHVPATVGELCVLAAGQASSDEKPLEVPEHWDDARPADSDHPEVLAETIAEAFVRRALKSADSPAVADPLSGCLSYRKLLIGATLLAKRVAKLDGKAVGVMLPASVAADTVLLASAIAGKLPVMLNWTTGPAGLQHAADKLEIKYVITSKRFMDRLGVEMDGVEMFYLEDTREDISTFEKLKALVATYIAPGSFLRNLPKPGVDDPAVVLFTSGSESLPKAVPLSHKNLIANMRGGIDHMNFRSDDTLLGFLPPFHSFGLTATALMPILAGIRVVHHADPTDARMLARVIAAYKPTLMFATPTFLQYIVSSSEPGELESLRLVLVGAEKCPPALYQRTMEILPKLDLLEGYGITECSPVVSGNRPGHNRPGTIGQSINCVDTLVVHPETHKPLPQGEAGLLLIRGDSVFNGYYKHDKPQPFLEVNGHQWYNSGDLVSKDEEGFIEFRGRMKRFLKIGGEMVSLPALEAPLAEKFPADEEGPKVAVEGIEQDGGRCIVLFTIEEVTLREANDCLKAAGFQGIMRLDEVRKVEAIPVLGTGKTNYRQLRTWIQEGNEVTSES from the coding sequence ATGGGAAAGTGGATTCAGTCGCTTCTCTATTTCATGCTGCGAAGACTTCTGCATCGCCGCTATCAGGTAGAAGTTAAGGGGCTCGAAAAGCTGGAAGGCCTGGAAGGGCCGATCCTGGTGTGGCCCAACCATCCGGCCTATATCGATCCGCCCACCGTCCTGAGCCACCTTCGTTTTGGGAAGTCGCTTCGGCCGTTGGTTTTTACCGACACGTACCGCAGCCCGCTCTTTTATCCCATCATGAAGATAATCGACGCGTACGAGGTGCCAAATCTGAAGTCGCATAGCCGGGACGCGCATGCCAAAACGACCGAACTGATCGAGAAGGTCGCTGAGGAACTAAAGCAGGGACAAAACTTTCTGATCTATCCCAGCGGCAGACTGCAGCGGCAGGGATATGAAGTGGTCGGTGGAGCACGAATCGCTTACGAACTGTTAGAACGCGTCGATAACGTGAACGTGGTGCTGGTCCGCACGCGAGGCTTGTGGGGTAGCCGGTTTGGTTGTGCCCGGGAAGGGGATGTGCCGGCGCTGGGTAAGAATGCATTGGCAGCGGCGTGGTGGATCATCGCGGGGCTTGTCTTCTTTCTGCCCAAGCGAAAGGTGACGCTGGAAGTCGTGCCGGTCGATCGCACATCGTTGCCTATGAAGAGCAAGTCGGCCCTGAATCGTCACCTCGAAGCGTTCTACAATGCCGACGGGGGCGAAGAGGCCAAGTTCGTTCCGTACAGCTATTTGTTCGGGCCGCGCGACTTTGATTTCGATGCCGTCAAAAAGAAGTCCGATGTCGATGTCAGTGAGCTTTCGCCAGAACTGGTGGCGGAGGTGTACGGGATACTTGAGCAGCGTCTCGATCGAACGCTCGATGACAACGAGAAAGAGCCAGGGACGACGCTTGATTTGATTGGACTCGATAGCCTGGAACGCATGGACCTGGCGCTAGAGCTAGAGCGGCACTTCGGGTTTCGCAGCGATCACGTGCCGGCAACGGTGGGTGAACTTTGCGTGCTGGCCGCCGGTCAGGCATCCAGCGACGAAAAGCCCTTGGAAGTTCCCGAGCACTGGGACGATGCCCGTCCGGCCGATAGCGATCATCCGGAGGTTCTGGCAGAGACCATTGCCGAGGCGTTTGTGCGTCGTGCCCTGAAGAGTGCCGACAGTCCTGCGGTTGCCGATCCACTTTCAGGCTGCTTGAGCTACCGCAAACTTCTCATCGGAGCGACGCTGCTTGCCAAGCGAGTCGCGAAACTCGATGGAAAAGCTGTGGGAGTCATGTTGCCGGCTTCGGTCGCTGCGGACACGGTACTTCTGGCGTCAGCGATCGCAGGCAAGTTGCCGGTCATGCTCAATTGGACGACCGGTCCTGCGGGGCTTCAGCACGCTGCCGATAAATTGGAAATCAAGTACGTCATCACCTCTAAAAGGTTCATGGATCGGCTGGGGGTCGAGATGGATGGCGTTGAGATGTTTTACCTGGAAGATACGCGTGAGGACATCTCGACATTCGAGAAGTTGAAAGCACTGGTTGCGACTTACATCGCTCCAGGATCGTTCCTGCGGAATCTGCCCAAGCCTGGAGTCGATGACCCGGCTGTCGTGTTGTTCACGTCAGGCTCGGAAAGCCTTCCCAAGGCCGTTCCCCTTTCTCATAAGAATCTGATCGCCAACATGCGCGGCGGTATCGATCATATGAACTTCCGCAGCGATGATACGCTTCTGGGATTCCTGCCGCCGTTTCATAGTTTTGGACTGACAGCAACCGCGTTGATGCCCATTCTGGCTGGAATTCGGGTGGTGCACCACGCTGATCCGACCGACGCGCGGATGTTGGCTCGGGTGATTGCGGCCTACAAACCAACGCTCATGTTTGCCACGCCTACGTTTCTGCAATACATCGTGAGCAGCAGTGAGCCAGGTGAACTCGAGTCGTTGCGTCTGGTCTTGGTAGGTGCCGAGAAATGCCCGCCGGCGCTTTACCAACGCACCATGGAGATCTTGCCTAAGCTGGATTTGCTGGAAGGATACGGCATTACCGAATGTAGCCCGGTGGTTTCTGGCAACCGCCCAGGGCACAACAGGCCAGGCACCATTGGCCAGTCGATTAACTGCGTTGATACGCTCGTGGTGCATCCGGAAACCCACAAGCCGCTACCTCAGGGAGAGGCAGGGCTATTGCTGATACGCGGCGACTCGGTCTTCAATGGCTATTACAAACACGACAAGCCACAGCCATTTCTAGAAGTTAATGGTCACCAGTGGTATAACTCAGGCGACCTGGTCTCGAAGGATGAGGAAGGCTTCATTGAGTTCCGAGGACGCATGAAACGCTTCCTGAAGATCGGAGGCGAGATGGTAAGCTTGCCGGCGCTAGAAGCCCCGTTGGCAGAGAAGTTCCCGGCTGATGAAGAGGGGCCCAAGGTCGCCGTCGAAGGAATCGAGCAGGATGGAGGTCGCTGCATCGTGCTCTTCACGATCGAGGAAGTCACCCTGCGTGAGGCGAACGATTGCTTAAAAGCCGCTGGTTTTCAAGGGATCATGCGTCTGGATGAAGTTCGTAAGGTTGAAGCGATCCCTGTTCTGGGGACCGGGAAAACCAACTATCGACAGCTGCGAACCTGGATTCAGGAAGGGAATGAAGTGACCTCGGAGTCCTAG